The genomic stretch TGCACCTACTGCATCGTTCCCCATGCCCGCGGCCGAAGCCGCAGCATGCGCCCGGAAAACGTCGTGGCGCACGCCCGGCGGCTGGAGGCCGCCGGCTACCACGAGGTGGTCCTGACCGGCATCCACCTCGGCCTTTACGGCCGCGACCTGAGCCCCCCCCTGGACCTCACCGCACTGGTGCGGCGCCTGCTGGCGGAAACGGGCATCGCGCGCATCCGGCTAAGCTCCATCGAGCCGGGTGAAATCACCCCTGCCCTGGTGGAAATGGCGGCCACCTCTGGCAGGCTCTGCCCCCATTTTCACATTCCCCTGCAAAGCGGCGCTGACGACATTCTCCGGCGCATGCACCGGCCATACACCCGCAACGATTTCCGCGAACTAGTGCTCGCCATTCGCGACCGGATGCCGGATGCCGCTATCGGCGTCGACACCCTGATCGGGTTTCCCGGTGAAAGCCCCCGGGCCTTCGAAGAGACCCGGGCCCTGATCCAGGCCCTGCCCGTCACCTATCTGCACGTTTTCCCGTTCTCGCCGCGCCCCGGCACCCCGGCGGCCGGGTTCCCGGGCCGGGTGGCGGCCGGGGAAATCAAACGCCGCTGCGCCGTCATGCGGGCTCTGGGCCAGGCCAAGAAAAAAGCCTTCTTCAGCCGCTTCAGTAACCGCCGCCTGACGCCGTTGATAGAGAGCCGGCGAGACCCGGCCACCGGGCTGCTGAGAGGCGTCAGCGCTAACTACATCCCGGTTTTGCTGGCAGGCCCGGACCGCTTCCAAAACCGCCTGGTCACGGTCCGCATCCAGGGGCTGCAGGGGCCCAACGCGGTCACCGGGACCCTCGCAGCTGAACCGGGCGCCCCTTGACGGCCGTGAAAAAAGGCAAACTTTGAATGCATCGGCCGCGCGGCCGGTTTCACCCCCCAGGCAAACATTTTACACCGAATCCCCAAGGAGACGACCACCATGAGCACATCCCTCGACATTCTCAAAAACGCCCTGCTGCTGGAGACCCGCGGCCGCACCTTTTATCACGCGGTGGCCGAACAGGCCGAAAACCAGGCGGTCAAGAAATTCTTCAACGCCATGGCAGCCGAGGAGGCCCAGCACATTGAGATCCTCACCGAGCAGTTCAAGGCCCTTCAGGCCCACCAGCGCTTCGCCCCCGGAAACTACCCCACCGCCGGCAGCCAGGTAGCGTCTCAGGTCTTGACCGCGGAGCTCAAGGGTCAAATCGCGGCGGCGGCTTTTGAGGCCGCGGCCATCTCGGCGGCCATCGCCATGGAGGAAAAGGCCGTCGCGGTTTACGCCGGTCGGCAGCAGGCGGCCTCGGACGCGGAGGAAAAGGCCCTTTACGGCTGGCTGGCGGCCTGGGAGCGCGACCACCTCGATTTCCTGGTGACGTTGGACCGCGAGATCAAGGAGACGGTTTGGAACGACAACAGCTTCTGGCCTTTCTAACCTGCGAGGGCCGCAGCGCCGTCGGTTCAGGCGCCCTGGCCGGCCAGGGTCTTGAGGATGTCCTTCTTGCCCACGATGCCCACCAGGTTGCCCTCCCCGTCCAAGACCGGCAGGGTGTGGAAGCTCTTGTCCACCATCAGGGTGGCGGCCTCTTCAATCGTGGTTTCGGGGGACACCGTGACCGGATCGGCGGTCATGGCGTCGCGGACCGTCAGGGCGGCGATTTTCTTCATCTCCTTTTCCAGATGCTTGGCGGAGCGCAGCGGGATATAGCCGTCAAGGAGCGTAAACAAGGAGGGCGTGGGCAGTTTTTTCTGCTGGGCGATCAAATCGCTCTGGCACAAAATGCCCACCAGCGCGCCAGCGGCGTCCACAACCGGCAGACCGTTGAAATCATTTTTAAGCAAAAGTCCGATGGCTTCGGCGATTTCGGCCTCCGCGGCGACTGTCAGGGGGTGGGGCGTCATGATATCTTTGACTGTGAGCATGCTACCTCCTCTTTCATGGGAACAACAGGGCGTCGAACAGCCGGCGGGGAAGGATAGTGGTAAACAGGGCACGTTTTTTGCTTAAAAAAATGAAGCCGGCGCTGCGACCCACCTGGGGTTTCTGTCACCGCGCCAAAGACCGCAGCGACCGGTTGCAGACCTGTCCCCCTCCCCATTCAACT from Desulfobacteraceae bacterium encodes the following:
- a CDS encoding CBS domain-containing protein codes for the protein MLTVKDIMTPHPLTVAAEAEIAEAIGLLLKNDFNGLPVVDAAGALVGILCQSDLIAQQKKLPTPSLFTLLDGYIPLRSAKHLEKEMKKIAALTVRDAMTADPVTVSPETTIEEAATLMVDKSFHTLPVLDGEGNLVGIVGKKDILKTLAGQGA
- the mtaB gene encoding tRNA (N(6)-L-threonylcarbamoyladenosine(37)-C(2))-methylthiotransferase MtaB is translated as MTTFNVTTLGCKVNHYESEAIIAALRSAGWELAGGDSPVEIHIINTCTVTGKASLQSRQAIRRAARRHPGARVIVTGCYAQSEPQEIAKIAGVREVVGTGAKHRIPEMLLSTPGPVPGGALGTEAARRLTDFGEPEITVSGGRTRPFLKIQDGCDAFCTYCIVPHARGRSRSMRPENVVAHARRLEAAGYHEVVLTGIHLGLYGRDLSPPLDLTALVRRLLAETGIARIRLSSIEPGEITPALVEMAATSGRLCPHFHIPLQSGADDILRRMHRPYTRNDFRELVLAIRDRMPDAAIGVDTLIGFPGESPRAFEETRALIQALPVTYLHVFPFSPRPGTPAAGFPGRVAAGEIKRRCAVMRALGQAKKKAFFSRFSNRRLTPLIESRRDPATGLLRGVSANYIPVLLAGPDRFQNRLVTVRIQGLQGPNAVTGTLAAEPGAP
- a CDS encoding ferritin family protein, which encodes MSTSLDILKNALLLETRGRTFYHAVAEQAENQAVKKFFNAMAAEEAQHIEILTEQFKALQAHQRFAPGNYPTAGSQVASQVLTAELKGQIAAAAFEAAAISAAIAMEEKAVAVYAGRQQAASDAEEKALYGWLAAWERDHLDFLVTLDREIKETVWNDNSFWPF